The following are encoded together in the Fodinibius salinus genome:
- the obgE gene encoding GTPase ObgE — protein MGRVQFADYAKIYVTGGDGGDGSVHFRREKYVPRGGPDGGDGGDGGDVILRGNEQLNTLLDLRYRKYVNAEDGSRGGPSKKKGKSGEDEILETPMGCVVYDANTEERLGEITEHEQEIVVAKGGDGGLGNWHFRTSTDQAPRKAEDGKAGEERTIEIELKLIADVGLVGFPNAGKSTLLSTMSGAKPKIDSYPFTTLQPNLGVVTMPDYRTFVMADIPGIIEEAHEGRGLGIQFLRHIERNNLLLFMVSSQQDIEYEYEALLDELRSYRADLLDKPRILAITKMDLQEDYQLDAEKSVDLDIPVVEISSATNYHIDELKEIIWEKLQDIESTREDV, from the coding sequence ATGGGACGAGTACAGTTTGCTGATTATGCAAAAATTTATGTGACCGGCGGTGACGGCGGTGATGGTTCGGTACATTTTCGCAGGGAAAAATATGTACCTCGTGGTGGCCCCGACGGTGGTGATGGAGGTGATGGCGGTGATGTAATTTTACGTGGTAACGAACAGCTGAACACGCTGTTGGATCTCCGTTATCGTAAGTATGTAAATGCTGAAGATGGTAGCAGGGGCGGGCCTTCGAAGAAAAAAGGAAAGTCTGGGGAAGATGAAATTCTGGAAACTCCCATGGGATGCGTGGTCTATGATGCCAATACTGAAGAGCGTCTCGGAGAAATTACTGAACACGAGCAGGAGATTGTAGTTGCTAAGGGTGGCGACGGCGGATTGGGAAATTGGCATTTTCGTACTTCTACTGATCAAGCACCTCGAAAGGCAGAAGATGGCAAGGCCGGAGAGGAACGAACTATTGAAATTGAGCTCAAGCTTATTGCTGATGTAGGTCTTGTAGGGTTCCCCAATGCGGGTAAGAGCACGCTTCTTTCCACTATGTCGGGTGCTAAACCGAAGATTGATTCTTATCCCTTTACTACGCTGCAGCCAAACTTAGGAGTGGTAACTATGCCTGATTACCGTACGTTTGTGATGGCAGATATCCCCGGCATTATTGAAGAAGCGCACGAGGGACGCGGCCTTGGGATTCAGTTTTTGCGGCATATCGAACGCAATAACCTGCTGCTTTTTATGGTGAGCTCACAGCAGGATATTGAATATGAATATGAGGCGCTTCTTGATGAATTGAGGTCATATCGCGCAGATTTACTGGACAAACCGCGCATTCTGGCGATCACAAAAATGGATTTGCAGGAAGACTATCAGCTGGATGCAGAAAAAAGTGTTGATTTAGATATCCCGGTAGTTGAAATTTCGTCTGCAACCAACTACCATATAGATGAACTAAAAGAGATCATCTGGGAAAAATTACAAGACATTGAATCTACAAGAGAAGACGTATGA
- a CDS encoding mechanosensitive ion channel family protein: MFDLEQYISEEMLHTIFSVAVIIVVCLPILFIVRGWAKRFFTKKYTPHYGMLASKLVFYSGLIVVVVTVMGQLGISLAPLLGAAGIVGVALGFASQTSVSNIISGLFLIAEQPFKVDDIITINTTTGIVMSIDVLSVKLRTFDNKFVRIPNEMIIKTEVTNLTRFPIRRFDAKVSVAYKENIGRVRELLLEVARNNEYSLSEPEPQIIFDAFGSSSINLDFRIWAPADDWLLVKNTIQEEVKAKFDEEGIEIPFPHVSFYTGSDSTALPVEVLTKTKDQNPGDD, from the coding sequence ATGTTCGATTTGGAGCAATATATATCTGAAGAAATGCTGCATACTATCTTTTCTGTTGCAGTAATAATCGTCGTTTGCCTACCAATCTTGTTTATTGTTCGGGGATGGGCGAAGCGATTTTTCACGAAGAAATATACCCCTCATTACGGCATGCTAGCCAGTAAGTTAGTGTTCTATTCGGGACTTATTGTTGTGGTAGTTACTGTAATGGGACAGCTGGGTATCAGTTTGGCACCGTTGTTGGGAGCAGCAGGTATTGTGGGTGTGGCACTGGGCTTTGCGTCTCAAACCAGTGTATCGAATATTATCAGCGGTTTGTTCCTGATTGCAGAACAACCGTTCAAGGTTGATGATATTATTACTATAAATACCACTACCGGTATTGTAATGTCGATTGATGTGCTGTCGGTAAAGTTGCGCACTTTTGATAATAAGTTTGTGCGCATACCAAACGAAATGATCATCAAGACAGAGGTTACGAATTTGACACGGTTTCCCATTCGCCGATTTGATGCAAAAGTTTCGGTAGCCTATAAAGAAAATATCGGTCGCGTACGTGAGCTGTTGTTGGAGGTAGCTAGAAATAATGAATACTCGTTAAGTGAGCCAGAACCACAGATTATTTTTGATGCTTTTGGCAGTTCTTCTATTAACCTGGATTTTAGAATTTGGGCACCTGCAGATGATTGGTTACTAGTTAAAAATACCATTCAGGAAGAGGTGAAGGCTAAGTTTGACGAAGAAGGTATTGAGATACCATTTCCTCATGTATCATTTTATACTGGTTCCGACTCTACAGCATTACCCGTGGAGGTTCTTACTAAGACCAAAGATCAAAATCCGGGCGATGATTAG
- the rpoN gene encoding RNA polymerase factor sigma-54, with protein MLKSSQNQQMNQQQSQQQRLSPQQIQYIKLLQLPTVALEERIKEELEENPLLEEGEDEGLSDEFEQFDEDQPQSEQDDELEPVDENEEIDWDEYMENTEYDGENYGSSRGYSGGGDESWRDLPNPYHESLLEELEQQVGLLNLNEEQKLIADQILGSLDEDGYFRREIEAVVDNIAFNHGTLTDAEEVEKVRKQIQQLDPQGIASRDLRDCLLTQLELSEEDSEAKQLAIKMLRDHWNLFEKKHFSKLKNRLDTDSEMLKEVFEVVKGLDPKPGGTGNAVDDTKNYIEPDFEVRYQPPTVDEEDPDEEGDFIIELNDGNVPPLRISPRYKKMWNELKDEDSDRKQKKETKSFIKSKMESAQWFIDSIRQRQNTLMNTMQTIVALQEEFFKHGEGLKPMILKDIADRVNLDISTISRVVNGKYVQTHFGVFELKYFFSEALETTTGEEVSSREVKNAVQNIVDNEDKQSPLSDKAIADKLKEQDYKVARRTVSKYREKLNIPVARLRKQIA; from the coding sequence ATGCTTAAGAGCAGTCAAAATCAACAGATGAATCAGCAACAGTCGCAGCAACAGCGGCTGTCGCCCCAGCAGATCCAGTATATAAAATTGTTGCAGCTGCCGACGGTGGCTCTGGAGGAAAGAATTAAGGAGGAGTTGGAAGAGAATCCCTTGCTGGAAGAAGGAGAAGATGAAGGTTTGTCGGATGAATTTGAACAGTTTGATGAAGATCAACCACAGTCGGAACAAGATGATGAGCTGGAGCCGGTGGATGAAAATGAGGAGATCGACTGGGATGAATATATGGAAAATACCGAGTATGACGGTGAAAATTATGGTAGCAGTCGCGGGTACAGTGGAGGCGGAGATGAAAGCTGGCGTGATTTGCCCAATCCGTATCATGAGTCACTGCTCGAAGAGCTGGAACAACAGGTTGGGCTGCTTAATTTGAATGAGGAACAGAAGTTAATTGCAGATCAAATTCTAGGCTCGCTGGATGAAGACGGCTATTTTCGACGTGAAATTGAGGCTGTGGTGGACAATATAGCGTTCAACCATGGTACATTAACGGATGCCGAGGAGGTAGAAAAAGTACGAAAGCAGATTCAGCAGCTTGACCCGCAAGGTATTGCTTCGCGGGATCTACGTGATTGCCTGTTGACTCAATTGGAGCTTAGTGAGGAAGATTCGGAGGCAAAGCAGCTGGCCATTAAAATGTTGCGTGATCATTGGAATTTGTTTGAGAAAAAACATTTTTCAAAGCTTAAAAATAGGCTTGATACTGACAGTGAGATGTTGAAGGAGGTTTTTGAGGTGGTCAAAGGATTGGATCCCAAGCCGGGTGGCACAGGTAATGCAGTGGATGACACTAAAAATTATATTGAACCGGATTTTGAAGTTCGTTATCAGCCGCCGACTGTGGATGAGGAGGATCCCGATGAAGAGGGAGATTTTATTATTGAGCTTAATGATGGCAATGTGCCTCCGCTACGTATTTCTCCGAGGTATAAGAAAATGTGGAATGAATTAAAAGACGAAGATAGCGATCGGAAACAGAAGAAAGAAACCAAGAGCTTTATTAAGAGTAAAATGGAGTCGGCCCAATGGTTTATTGATTCTATTCGCCAGCGGCAAAATACACTGATGAATACGATGCAGACTATTGTAGCACTGCAAGAAGAGTTCTTTAAGCACGGTGAGGGACTAAAGCCAATGATACTGAAAGATATTGCAGATCGTGTTAATCTGGATATTTCAACTATTTCGCGAGTGGTTAACGGCAAATATGTGCAAACACATTTTGGGGTTTTTGAGCTTAAATATTTTTTCAGTGAAGCCCTTGAGACCACCACTGGTGAAGAAGTATCCAGTCGGGAAGTTAAAAATGCCGTTCAGAATATTGTGGACAATGAAGATAAACAAAGCCCCTTGAGTGATAAGGCTATAGCTGATAAGCTCAAAGAGCAGGATTATAAAGTGGCACGCCGCACAGTCAGTAAATACAGAGAGAAATTAAATATTCCCGTCGCTCGACTTCGTAAACAGATCGCCTAG
- a CDS encoding DUF432 domain-containing protein — protein MQDIWGKVQLAEGEIHYFEVGDLHLWCTYSDQEVWLASAYSSELPDNISEEHPPDEVSWSRWATRNNANKIEIQPVFPDLSLVVNSEYALKVSPDTQIEIFARIPIWIRISIAENDYQLTELPTVLLSRTWFGTFTEGELCYYATTKARRTLAGIDKKPYLVSCPITISNKSATVLDFEDFCFRVERLGMYKYEEELWADETKIIFHGEESNSDVIMTGKLPQGIKSEQAVATPRKKIQKSLATRTFKRLIEDTFTLS, from the coding sequence ATGCAGGATATTTGGGGAAAGGTTCAGTTGGCCGAAGGAGAGATTCATTATTTTGAGGTTGGTGATTTGCATCTCTGGTGCACTTATAGCGATCAGGAGGTTTGGCTTGCATCCGCATATTCTAGTGAGCTACCCGATAATATTTCTGAAGAGCATCCTCCTGATGAGGTCTCATGGTCAAGGTGGGCAACGAGAAATAATGCTAACAAAATTGAAATTCAGCCGGTATTTCCTGATCTCTCGCTGGTTGTGAATTCCGAATATGCGCTTAAGGTAAGTCCTGATACGCAAATTGAGATATTTGCTCGCATTCCAATTTGGATACGAATATCAATTGCTGAGAATGATTATCAGCTTACAGAATTGCCTACTGTTTTGCTATCGCGGACATGGTTTGGCACCTTTACAGAAGGCGAGCTCTGTTATTATGCTACAACCAAAGCCCGTAGAACCTTGGCAGGTATAGATAAAAAACCGTATTTGGTAAGTTGCCCGATTACGATATCCAATAAGTCAGCTACGGTACTCGATTTCGAAGATTTTTGTTTCCGCGTTGAGCGATTGGGTATGTATAAATATGAAGAAGAGTTATGGGCAGATGAAACAAAAATTATTTTTCACGGTGAAGAAAGCAATAGCGATGTGATTATGACCGGTAAACTTCCACAAGGTATCAAAAGCGAACAGGCGGTAGCTACGCCACGCAAAAAAATTCAGAAGAGTTTAGCCACACGTACCTTTAAACGTCTAATTGAAGACACTTTTACACTGAGCTGA
- the accD gene encoding acetyl-CoA carboxylase, carboxyltransferase subunit beta, translating into MAWFKRKDKNIQTDQRKEMPEGVWVKVPKTGETVHRRELEDNQWVDPLSGYHFRIGSDEYFSFLFDDGEFEEIGQDIVPTDPLEFEDRKKYSDRLDEYQEKTGQSDAVRVGIGKMNDLDVVITCMDFSFIGGSMGSVVGERIAMAIDHARENERPLIIISQSGGARMMESVLSLMQMAKTSAKLAQLEESGVPYISLMTNPTTGGVTASFAMLGDFNIAEPEALIGFAGPRVIRQTIGRDLPDGFQRSEYLLEHGFLDFITPRNQIKGKLTNLIKILLHKHEK; encoded by the coding sequence ATGGCTTGGTTTAAACGTAAAGACAAAAATATACAAACCGATCAGCGAAAAGAGATGCCGGAAGGTGTCTGGGTAAAAGTTCCGAAAACCGGTGAAACGGTGCATCGGCGCGAACTCGAAGACAATCAATGGGTTGATCCGCTGAGTGGATATCACTTTCGTATTGGAAGCGACGAATACTTCTCTTTCCTATTTGATGATGGGGAGTTCGAAGAGATTGGCCAGGATATTGTCCCCACCGACCCGCTGGAGTTTGAAGATCGCAAGAAATACAGCGATCGTCTTGACGAGTATCAGGAAAAAACAGGTCAAAGTGATGCGGTACGTGTTGGTATCGGCAAGATGAACGACCTGGATGTAGTTATTACCTGTATGGATTTTAGTTTTATTGGTGGTAGTATGGGCTCAGTGGTAGGTGAACGTATTGCCATGGCCATTGATCATGCTCGTGAAAATGAGCGCCCCCTTATTATTATTTCACAATCCGGCGGTGCCCGAATGATGGAAAGTGTGTTGAGCCTGATGCAGATGGCAAAGACATCGGCCAAACTGGCACAGCTCGAAGAATCAGGTGTGCCTTATATTTCGCTGATGACCAATCCCACCACCGGAGGTGTTACGGCTAGTTTTGCGATGCTTGGTGATTTTAATATTGCTGAGCCGGAGGCACTTATCGGTTTTGCCGGTCCGCGCGTTATCCGTCAAACTATTGGTCGTGATCTGCCCGACGGGTTTCAGCGTTCGGAATATTTGCTTGAACACGGCTTTTTGGATTTCATTACGCCGCGTAACCAGATAAAAGGCAAGCTTACCAACTTGATCAAGATCCTTCTCCACAAGCACGAAAAATAA
- the dusB gene encoding tRNA dihydrouridine synthase DusB gives MKIGNIDLGNKPILLAPMENVTDSPFRMMCRRKGASIVYTEFISSEAIIRDTKQAMHKMDFSEEERPFGVQIFGGREEAMEGAAQAAEEHDADVVDINFGCPVYNIVKKGAGCACLKDMDLMESMAGSVVDAVSDRPVTVKTRLGWDYKSIRIQEAALMLQDLGIKALTVHARTRNQKYKGDAQWEWLKKLKNTKGLEIPIIGNGDVTSPEDAKRMFDETGVDGVMIGRGAIGNPWIFERSRHYIETGELLPEPSVEDRLNLCIDQLRRSVDHHGERYGVIVMKKHYGKYLKGMHNSRQLRGNIMEEKEMQPIIDLLKEYMEEEVFAVAS, from the coding sequence ATGAAGATTGGCAATATTGATTTAGGTAATAAGCCTATTCTTTTGGCACCGATGGAAAATGTAACGGATTCCCCTTTTCGCATGATGTGCCGGCGAAAAGGGGCCAGCATTGTCTATACCGAATTTATTAGCTCTGAAGCTATTATTCGCGATACCAAACAGGCAATGCACAAGATGGATTTCAGTGAGGAAGAACGTCCCTTCGGCGTGCAAATTTTTGGCGGACGCGAAGAAGCTATGGAAGGCGCTGCCCAAGCAGCCGAAGAGCATGATGCCGATGTGGTAGATATCAATTTTGGATGTCCCGTCTATAATATAGTCAAAAAAGGAGCTGGCTGTGCCTGTCTCAAAGATATGGATTTAATGGAAAGTATGGCGGGATCGGTAGTCGATGCTGTTTCAGATCGGCCTGTTACCGTCAAAACGCGGCTGGGCTGGGACTATAAAAGTATTCGTATACAGGAAGCAGCTCTGATGTTGCAAGATCTTGGTATCAAAGCGCTAACTGTTCACGCCCGCACCCGAAATCAAAAGTATAAGGGAGATGCCCAATGGGAGTGGCTTAAGAAGCTTAAAAACACCAAGGGGCTCGAAATACCCATTATTGGCAATGGCGATGTTACCTCCCCCGAAGATGCCAAACGCATGTTCGACGAAACCGGCGTTGACGGTGTGATGATCGGCCGCGGTGCGATTGGCAATCCTTGGATTTTTGAACGGTCGCGCCATTACATCGAAACAGGTGAGCTGCTGCCGGAACCTTCTGTTGAAGATCGTCTCAACTTGTGTATCGACCAGCTTCGCCGCTCTGTCGATCATCACGGCGAACGCTATGGTGTCATCGTCATGAAAAAACACTATGGTAAATATCTAAAGGGCATGCACAACAGTCGTCAGCTGCGCGGCAACATCATGGAAGAAAAAGAGATGCAGCCTATCATTGATCTTCTGAAAGAATATATGGAGGAAGAGGTATTTGCAGTGGCTTCCTAG
- a CDS encoding MBL fold metallo-hydrolase, translating into MKFFSTLVILLCFVSLQVQAQRPTADQIKTLNDSLTVQPIQHGTLVMSRNGTDIYVDPVGSASAFDGLDKPDIILITHTHGDHLSIETLDALDTENAQLIVPQTVADALPNKFSNQITVLGNGEQTHLLGINIRAVAMYNLPPSKKKYHAKGDGIGYLISDNSDKIYISGDTEGTPEMRALKNIDIAFVCMNLPYTMDVQQAADAVIDFAPAIVYPYHYRGQDIKQFKQLVNAKNKQIDVRLRNWYE; encoded by the coding sequence ATGAAGTTTTTTTCTACCCTTGTTATCCTATTATGTTTTGTTAGCCTACAAGTACAGGCCCAGCGTCCCACGGCCGACCAAATTAAAACCCTAAATGATTCGCTCACTGTTCAACCGATTCAGCACGGAACGCTGGTAATGAGCAGAAATGGAACCGACATATATGTTGACCCTGTGGGCAGTGCCAGTGCTTTTGATGGGTTGGATAAACCCGATATCATATTGATTACCCATACTCATGGGGATCATCTAAGCATTGAAACACTCGATGCACTGGATACTGAAAATGCCCAGCTCATTGTTCCCCAAACTGTTGCTGATGCCTTACCAAACAAATTTTCTAATCAAATTACAGTGCTGGGAAACGGGGAACAGACTCATCTATTGGGAATTAATATCCGGGCAGTGGCTATGTACAATTTACCACCGAGTAAGAAAAAGTATCACGCCAAAGGAGATGGAATTGGGTACCTAATTAGTGATAATAGCGACAAAATATATATTTCAGGTGATACTGAAGGTACTCCTGAAATGCGTGCACTCAAAAATATTGATATTGCCTTTGTGTGCATGAATTTACCCTATACTATGGATGTGCAACAAGCGGCTGATGCTGTGATCGATTTTGCGCCAGCTATTGTATACCCCTATCATTATCGCGGGCAGGATATAAAACAGTTTAAACAGTTGGTAAATGCTAAAAATAAACAGATTGACGTTCGGCTACGGAACTGGTATGAATAA
- the dprA gene encoding DNA-processing protein DprA, whose product MNLQEKTYEPPVREFVALHLMDNLGAQRIRRLLQSVEHPQLIFRLERHELTSIRGIGPKTADEVLAFNQWDEVDRILEKTDQTGAQIMTYWDNDYPELLRQIYDPPLILWIKGNRSVLNTDAISIVGTRKAGKYALKMADKFAKGLVEHDLTVVSGLAYGVDGAAHKATVEAGGKTVAVLGSGIDWIYPSDHKGLASSIVKTGGAVISEFPLGTAPEMGNFPVRNRIVSGMSLGSLVVASGIDGGSMITAKSALDQNREVFVVPHPVGHPNAIGCNSLIKRGMGKLVQNVEDILAETKAHIEKEKDSEAKAEQVKEKKWRSRELDELSVLICESLEEKPLHIDDMADKLQMQTHELMPKLLELEMEDCVHQTAGKNFELV is encoded by the coding sequence TTGAATCTACAAGAGAAGACGTATGAGCCGCCGGTAAGAGAGTTTGTTGCCCTTCATCTGATGGACAATCTGGGTGCACAGCGTATCCGTCGGTTGTTACAATCCGTTGAGCATCCCCAGCTAATTTTTCGTTTGGAGCGTCATGAGCTTACTTCTATTCGTGGTATTGGTCCAAAGACGGCCGATGAAGTGCTGGCATTTAACCAGTGGGACGAAGTGGACCGAATCCTCGAAAAGACTGATCAGACCGGCGCACAGATTATGACTTATTGGGATAATGACTATCCCGAGTTGCTGCGCCAAATTTACGATCCGCCTCTTATTTTATGGATTAAAGGTAACCGATCGGTATTGAATACGGATGCTATCTCTATTGTGGGCACCCGCAAGGCGGGGAAGTATGCACTTAAGATGGCCGATAAGTTTGCCAAAGGATTGGTAGAGCACGATCTAACGGTCGTTAGTGGTTTGGCCTATGGCGTAGATGGTGCGGCTCACAAAGCAACTGTGGAAGCCGGTGGTAAAACGGTGGCCGTGCTGGGATCGGGCATCGACTGGATTTATCCAAGTGATCACAAAGGATTAGCTTCGAGTATCGTCAAGACAGGTGGGGCAGTGATATCTGAATTTCCGCTGGGTACAGCTCCCGAAATGGGTAATTTTCCGGTTCGCAACCGTATTGTCAGCGGTATGAGTTTGGGCAGCTTGGTTGTTGCTTCGGGTATAGACGGCGGCAGTATGATTACGGCAAAATCCGCGCTGGATCAAAACCGTGAAGTATTTGTGGTTCCTCATCCGGTGGGGCATCCCAATGCTATTGGTTGCAACAGCCTGATCAAGCGCGGGATGGGCAAGCTGGTACAAAATGTGGAGGATATCCTTGCTGAGACTAAGGCACATATTGAAAAGGAGAAAGACTCAGAAGCAAAGGCAGAGCAAGTTAAAGAAAAGAAGTGGAGGTCTCGTGAGTTGGATGAGCTCTCTGTTCTAATTTGTGAGTCGCTCGAAGAAAAGCCGCTACATATTGATGATATGGCAGATAAATTACAGATGCAGACACACGAACTGATGCCCAAGCTGCTGGAGCTTGAAATGGAGGACTGTGTTCATCAAACGGCCGGCAAAAATTTTGAGTTGGTCTGA
- a CDS encoding Lrp/AsnC family transcriptional regulator, translating into MAKGLDEIDIKILKHLQEDGRSQRNKLADIVHLSVPSVSERMRKLEDKELIQEYRAILDSKKFKFDITAFVFVEVDGSDNYSKFVDKACSEPEILECHSITGDGSHILKIRTENTASFEKLLSRLQSWNGVSKSRSNVVLSSFKETTTLPIEKTFDPK; encoded by the coding sequence ATGGCTAAAGGACTTGATGAAATTGATATTAAAATTCTGAAACACCTGCAAGAAGACGGGCGTTCTCAACGCAATAAGTTAGCTGACATTGTGCACTTATCCGTTCCGTCTGTTTCTGAGCGAATGCGAAAGCTGGAAGATAAAGAACTGATCCAGGAATATCGTGCTATTCTGGACTCAAAAAAATTCAAGTTTGATATCACTGCTTTCGTTTTCGTAGAGGTTGACGGTTCTGATAATTACTCAAAATTTGTTGACAAAGCCTGTTCCGAGCCTGAAATACTAGAATGTCATTCTATTACTGGGGACGGTTCTCATATTTTAAAAATTCGTACTGAAAATACGGCCTCTTTCGAAAAATTACTTTCTCGCTTACAGTCGTGGAATGGAGTAAGCAAAAGTCGGTCGAACGTTGTTTTGAGCAGCTTTAAAGAGACCACAACACTGCCTATTGAAAAAACATTTGACCCTAAATAA
- the serS gene encoding serine--tRNA ligase — MLDVTYIRQNAEKVKQAMQNKGESETKVVDKIIDVDKKWRSLVEETDELRAESNTKAQKIGELMGSGNKEEAQEMIKYTSELKEKIQDKEKDLRSAKEERDELLLRIPNVPHKSVPVGQTEDDNEVFKTWGDPVEEEWRKPHWKLVEDAEWIDFERGAKVTGAGFPFYKGAIAKLQRALINYFLNKAEEQGYTELQVPYFVNEDSARGTGQIPDKEDMMYEIPRDDFFMIPTAEVPVTNFHRDEILPKEELPVYYAAYTPCWRREAGSYGKDVRGLNRLHQFDKVELVKLVHPETAYDELEKLLGYAESLLESLGIPYRTLLMCTGDMGFTQTKKYDLEVWSPGQQQWLEVSSCSNFGGFQARRMMLRYRKDNGDTEILHTLNGSGLALPRVVAAILEIYQQKDGSVEVPEVLQPFLGTKVLTP; from the coding sequence ATGCTAGACGTTACATATATCCGCCAAAATGCCGAAAAAGTAAAGCAGGCAATGCAAAATAAAGGGGAGTCCGAAACTAAAGTTGTGGATAAAATTATCGACGTGGATAAAAAATGGCGTTCGCTTGTAGAAGAAACGGATGAATTGCGGGCAGAGAGCAATACCAAAGCCCAGAAAATTGGGGAGCTGATGGGCAGCGGCAATAAAGAAGAAGCCCAGGAGATGATTAAATATACTAGTGAGTTAAAGGAAAAAATTCAGGATAAGGAAAAAGATTTACGTTCCGCCAAGGAAGAGCGCGACGAGCTGTTGCTCCGCATTCCCAATGTGCCGCACAAATCGGTACCGGTAGGCCAGACCGAAGATGACAACGAGGTGTTTAAAACATGGGGTGATCCTGTGGAAGAAGAGTGGCGCAAGCCGCATTGGAAGTTGGTTGAAGATGCCGAATGGATTGATTTTGAGCGCGGAGCCAAAGTAACGGGAGCAGGGTTCCCGTTTTATAAGGGGGCGATAGCTAAACTGCAGCGGGCACTTATTAATTATTTTTTGAATAAGGCAGAAGAGCAGGGCTATACCGAGTTGCAGGTTCCATATTTTGTGAACGAAGATTCGGCCAGAGGTACGGGACAAATTCCCGACAAGGAAGATATGATGTACGAAATACCTCGAGATGATTTTTTCATGATTCCTACTGCCGAAGTCCCGGTTACTAATTTCCACCGTGATGAGATTTTGCCTAAAGAAGAGCTGCCGGTCTATTATGCTGCTTACACACCGTGTTGGCGCCGTGAGGCTGGTTCATATGGTAAAGATGTACGAGGACTTAATAGGCTACATCAGTTTGACAAAGTAGAATTAGTAAAGCTTGTCCATCCTGAAACTGCTTACGATGAGCTGGAAAAACTGCTTGGATATGCCGAATCACTGCTCGAAAGTCTGGGTATTCCGTACCGAACCCTGTTAATGTGTACTGGTGATATGGGATTTACGCAGACTAAGAAATATGATCTCGAGGTCTGGAGTCCGGGTCAACAGCAGTGGCTGGAAGTGAGCTCGTGCTCGAATTTTGGAGGCTTCCAGGCGCGGCGGATGATGCTTCGGTACAGGAAAGATAACGGAGACACAGAAATATTACACACACTTAACGGTTCGGGATTGGCACTGCCCCGTGTAGTAGCAGCTATTTTAGAAATTTATCAGCAAAAGGATGGAAGTGTAGAAGTGCCTGAGGTACTACAGCCATTTTTGGGAACCAAGGTTCTAACACCATAG